The proteins below come from a single Sorghum bicolor cultivar BTx623 chromosome 4, Sorghum_bicolor_NCBIv3, whole genome shotgun sequence genomic window:
- the LOC8073917 gene encoding probable serine/threonine-protein kinase PIX13, whose amino-acid sequence MGNCFGSDVPEVGAVKAMAHAHHAHPQVAMAKRVMAAPSPAHHAAVSQQGVPGKKSPPSTATTTTTGGTASKRPAAGGGAATSGGGGGEPSRHQPVDGRILEVPNLRVFTFAELRAATRNFKADTVVGEGGFGRVHKGWVDERTMSPARNGAGVPVAVKKLNPESLQGVQEWQSEVNFLGRLSHPNLVRLLGYCWEDKELLLVYEYMAKGSLENHLFRSEPRKGGAAVHQPLLPWSLRLRIAIGAARGLAFLHSSEKHVIYRDFKASNILLDTHFNAKLSDFGLAKDGPAGGSSHVTTRVMGTYGYAAPEYVATGHLYVKSDVYGFGVVLLEILTGLRALDTDRPAAQHNLVDWAKPYLADRRKLARLVDPRLEGQYPSRGAQRAAQLTLRCLAADHKNRPSMREVVAVLEEIESMSLSSRAAARLDGSASPRPPTARNGHSQRPGSGSSLDWAGPAPAGGHSAHPSARVTTR is encoded by the exons ATGGGCAATTGCTTTGGCTCCGACGTGCCCGAGGTTGGGGCCGTCAAAGCAATGGCGCACGCCCATCACGCGCACCCCCAAG TGGCAATGGCGAAGCGCGTCATGGCCGCGCCCAGTCCTGCCCATCACGCCGCGGTGAGCCAGCAAGGGGTGCCCGGGAAGAAGTCGCCGCCGAGCACGGCCACGACCACGACCACAGGAGGCACCGCCAGCAAGCGCCCCGCTGCGGGTGGCGGAGCCGcgacgagcggcggcggcggcggcgagcctaGTCGTCATCAGCCGGTGGACGGGAGGATCCTGGAGGTTCCGAACCTCCGGGTGTTCACGTTCGCGGAGCTCAGGGCGGCCACCCGGAACTTCAAGGCGGACACCGTGGTCGGCGAGGGCGGGTTCGGGCGGGTCCACAAGGGCTGGGTCGACGAGCGGACCATGAGCCCCGCCCGGAACGGCGCCGGCGTGCCCGTCGCCGTCAagaagctcaaccccgagagcTTGCAGGGCGTGCAGGAATGGCAG TCTGAGGTGAATTTCCTGGGGAGGCTTTCGCATCCCAATCTGGTGAGGCTGCTGGGGTACTGCTGGGAGGACAAGGAGCTCCTGCTGGTGTACGAGTACATGGCCAAGGGCAGCCTGGAGAACCACCTGTTCAGAAGCGAGCCACGCA AGGGCGGAGCAGCCGTGCACCAGCCGCTGCTGCCGTGGAGCCTCCGGCTGCGCATCGCCATCGGCGCCGCCCGCGGGCTCGCCTTCCTCCACTCGTCGGAGAAGCACGTCATCTACCGGGACTTCAAGGCGTCCAACATCCTCCTGGACACG CACTTCAACGCCAAGCTCTCCGACTTCGGGCTCGCCAAGGATGGCCCCGCCGGCGGCAGCAGCCACGTGACGACCCGGGTCATGGGAACCTACGGGTACGCGGCGCCGGAGTACGTCGCCACGGGCCACCTGTACGTGAAGAGCGACGTGTACGGCTTCGGCGTGGTGCTGCTGGAGATCCTGACGGGGCTGCGCGCGCTGGACACGGACCGGCCGGCGGCGCAGCACAACCTGGTGGACTGGGCCAAGCCCTACCTGGCGGACCGCAGGAAGCTGGCGCGCCTGGTGGACCCCCGCCTCGAGGGCCAGTACCCGTCGCGGGGCGCGCAGCGCGCGGCGCAGCTCACGCTGCGCTGCCTCGCCGCCGACCACAAGAACCGCCCTTCCATGCGGGAGGTCGTCGCCGTGCTCGAGGAGATCGAGTCCATGTCGTTGTCATCCAGGGCGGCGGCGCGGTTGGATGGCTCGGCGTCCCCGCGTCCCCCAACGGCGCGGAACGGGCACAGCCAGCGCCCTGGGTCGGGGTCCAGCTTGGACTGGGCTGGCCCGGCTCCGGCTGGCGGCCACAGTGCCCACCCGTCTGCTAGAGTGACAACAAGATAG
- the LOC8073918 gene encoding uncharacterized protein LOC8073918, with the protein MGCKGSKLDEQEAVALCRGRADLLAAAVRHRYALADAHDALADSLASVAAALHLLMTAPGQQRLALPAARKDVDAPPAPAPAAAAAASSPPHSSSHINFAPSSDSESGSVTSSPPHRRRLAAGYDQLPQHHPLSLPLPYPHYGYGYAPEPFPYGGGYPQPPGSLRLYYARSRPPPASVAVVEQRTAASERVYYGSVEPTAGGDTRYYSYGGGEPAGRATAPTPPPPSPPRTTSWDFFNVFGDYDVYDNYCYDAGGGAGGATSAAYTPSRSSREVREEEGIPDLEDDDAVVKQVAGEFSAPGSGARSRRSSLGGVSSSIAEVDEEENSVVDKEVIGAPAPRNTAASAPTPRGPVDTTDVAGEIKAQFIRAADAVRALSPLLEVGRRRYHHRSSVYHVSSSMVSAIALPHSDLGGIELLDCGSEKVLGGRSLSLTLEKLFMWEKKLYDEVKAEEKMRLLLAKNAKRLKYLDLKGAEAQKIDTTRNMVRKLSAKLRISVRVITKVSKRINRVRDEELWPQINALIQGFVRMWRDKLDCYQIQCQVISEAKNLDSIVPDGRSRELALELELEMMKWIVNFSSWVNEQRSFVKALNGWLSLCLDYKTEETVDGVPPYSPGRVGAPLVFVICNSWSQAMDRFSEKEVVTSMQALVSSVRKLLEKQNVEQMEQMIVTRERERWNKILEKKTVEINKEADVLNRKLALVPGRHSRLPSAQTYQEHLLDASSLQSSLQRVVQALESFTSNSLQALEQTLRHAEEERSSRESAKVS; encoded by the exons ATGGGGTGCAAGGGGTCGAAGCTGGACGAGCAGGAGGCGGTGGCGCTGTGCAGGGGCCGCGCCgacctgctggcggcggccgtgCGCCACCGCTACGCGCTCGCCGACGCGCACGACGCGCTGGCGGACTCGCTCGCGTCCGTCGCCGCCGCGCTCCACCTCCTCATGACGGCCCCCGGCCAGCAGCGCCTCGCGCTGCCCGCCGCGCGCAAGGACGTCGACGcgccgcccgcgcccgcgcccgccgcagccgcagccgcgtCCTCGCCGCCGCACTCGTCGTCGCACATCAACTTCGCGCCGTCCTCCGACTCCGAGTCCGGCTCCGTGACCTCCTCGCctccccaccgccgccgcctcgccgcCGGCTACGACCAGCTTCCCCAACACCACCCGCTATCTCTCCCGCTCCCGTACCCGCATTACGGCTACGGGTACGCGCCCGAGCCCTTCCCCTACGGTGGTGGGTACCCGCAGCCGCCGGGATCGCTGCGGCTCTACTACGCGCGGAGCCGACCGCCCCCGGCCTCGGTCGCCGTCGTTGAGCAGCGCACCGCGGCATCGGAGCGCGTGTACTACGGGTCCGTCGAGCCGACGGCCGGTGGGGACACGCGGTACTACTcgtacggcggcggcgagccCGCTGGCAGGGCGAcggcgccgacgccgccgccgccgtccccgcCGAGGACGACGTCGTGGGACTTCTTCAACGTGTTCGGCGACTACGACGTGTACGACAACTACTGCTACGacgctggcggcggcgctggtggggcCACGTCGGCGGCGTACACGCCGAGCAGGAGCTCGCGAGAGGTGCGGGAGGAAGAGGGCATCCCGGACCTCGAGGACGACGACGCCGTCGTCAAGCAGGTGGCCGGTGAGTTCTCGGCCCCCGGGAGTGGCGCGCGCAGCCGACGCAGCTCGCTCGGCGGCGTCAGCAGCAGCATTGCCGAGGTCGACGAAGAGGAGAATTCTGTCGTCGATAAGGAAGTCATTGGCGCGCCGGCGCCACGGAACACTGCAGCGTCTGCGCCGACACCCCGGGGGCCCGTTGACACTACAGACGTTGCCGGGGAGATCAAGGCGCAGTTTATTCGAGCTGCGGACGCTGTCAGGGCACTTTCACCACTTCTTGAGGTCGGGAGGCGGAGGTACCACCACCGAAGCTCAGTGTACCATG TTTCATCTAGTATGGTGTCAGCGATTGCCTTGCCGCATTCGGACCTGGGAGGCATCGAGCTCTTGGATTGTGGAAGTGAGAAGGTGTTGGGAGGAAGAAGCCTGTCTTTGACACTGGAGAAGCTCTTTATGTGGGAGAAGAAATTGTACGATGAGGTTAAG GCTGAAGAGAAAATGCGTCTGCTGCTTGCGAAGAATGCAAAGCGGCTGAAGTACTTGGATCTGAAAGGTGCAGAAGCTCAGAAGATCGATACGACCCGAAATATGGTCAGGAAGCTGTCAGCAAAATTAAGAATATCTGTAAGAGTAATTACCAAGGTTTCCAAAAGGATAAACAGAGTAAGAGATGAGGAATTGTGGCCACAAATTAATGCCTTAATCCAAGG GTTTGTGAGAATGTGGCGAGACAAGCTGGACTGCTACCAGATACAGTGTCAAGTGATCTCAGAGGCAAAAAACTTGGATTCAATTGTCCCTGACGGAAGAAGTCGAGAATTGGCATTAGAGCTTGAACTAGAGATGATGAAATGGATTGTCAATTTTTCCTCCTGGGTGAATGAACAGAGGAGCTTCGTCAAGGCACTGAATGGATGGCTATCACTTTGTCTTGACTACAAGACTGAAGAGACAGTCGATGGAGTTCCTCCCTATTCACCTGGAAGGGTGGGTGCTCCCCTTGTgtttgtcatctgcaacagctgGTCTCAAGCCATGGATCGGTTCTCCGAGAAGGAAGTGGTTACCTCTATGCAAGCTCTTGTGTCCAGTGTGCGCAAGCTATTGGAGAAACAAAATGTTGAACAAATGGAGCAGATGATTGTTACACGGGAAAGAGAAAGGTGGAACAAAATACTGGAAAAGAAGACTGTAGAGATCAACAAGGAGGCAGATGTGCTGAACAGGAAGTTGGCTCTGGTACCAGGCCGGCACAGCCGTCTTCCAAGCGCGCAAACATACCAGGAACATCTTCTTGACGCAAGCAGTTTGCAGAGTAGCTTGCAGCGCGTAGTCCAAGCCCTAGAAAGCTTCACCTCCAATTCGCTGCAAGCATTAGAGCAGACCCTGAGACATGCCGAAGAGGAAAGGTCATCCAGAGAGAGCGCCAAAGTTTCATAG
- the LOC8076048 gene encoding uncharacterized protein LOC8076048, with amino-acid sequence MEAKFFRFLKLVGVGFKARSESQGRELFLKLGFSHEVQFTAPPAVRVFCFKPNIICCTGIDKDRVHQFAGAVRSCKPPEVYKGKGILYIDEVIKTKPGKKQKK; translated from the coding sequence ATGGAAGCGAAGTTTTTCCGTTTCCTGAAGCTCGTTGGGGTCGGCTTCAAAGCAAGGTCAGAGAGCCAAGGCCGTGAGCTGTTCCTGAAACTGGGATTCAGCCATGAGGTGCAGTTCACCGCTCCCCCAGCTGTCCGTGTCTTCTGCTTCAAACCCAACATAATTTGCTGCACCGGCATCGATAAGGACAGGGTGCACCAGTTCGCCGGTGCTGTCCGGAGCTGTAAACCTCCAGAGGTGTACAAGGGGAAGGGGATCCTGTACATTGACGAGGTTATCAAGACTAAGCccggaaagaagcaaaagaagtga